A region of Panicum virgatum strain AP13 chromosome 8N, P.virgatum_v5, whole genome shotgun sequence DNA encodes the following proteins:
- the LOC120686799 gene encoding uncharacterized protein LOC120686799 encodes MGEAEAGERDGRPATASAAAMEDKGKAKRDGVVKEVIRLERESVIPILKPKLVMKLAYLIERDNDRSEFMKLCKRVEYTIRAWYLLQFDDLMQLYALFDPVNGEKSLEQQGMTSSELNTLELNFLTYIFQIMEKSNFKLLSDEEYEVAQSGQYLLNLPIQVDEHKVDSKLLTRYFKEHPHDNLPAFANKYVVFRRGIGIDRTNDYFFMEKVDVIISRAWRSLLRVTRIDRLFSKKQVPSIRDKKKTDEINEDAEEPDLYVERVRLEKMELSIRKLLRKMTIQEPTFERMIVVYRKASTESKPDRGIYVKHFKHIPMADMELVLPEKKNPSLTPMDWVTFLISAVIGLVTLISSLEMPKADIWVVTAILSGLIGYCAKIYFTFQANMVTYQNLITKSMYDKQLDSGKGTLLHLCDDVIQQEVKEVIVSYYILMEQGKATIQDLDLRCEQLIKEEFGVECNFDVVDAVKKLEKLGIVSRDSIGRILCVPLKRANEIIGTTTEEMVLRAQQAPAASEASRCQ; translated from the exons AtgggggaggcggaggccggGGAGCGCGACGGGAGGCCCgcgacggcgtcggcggcggccatggaggacAAGGGCAAGGCCAAGAGGGACGGCGTCGTCAAGGAGGTCATACGGCTCGAGCGCGAGTCCGTCATCCCCATCCTCAAGCCCAAGCTCGTCATGAAGCTCGCCTACCTCATCG AACGTGACAACGACCGTTCCGAATTCATGAAGCTATGTAAGAGGGTAGAGTACACAATCCGCGCTTGGTATCTTCTTCAATTTGATGATCTAATG CAACTGTATGCATTATTTGATCCTGTCAATGGTGAGAAGAGTTTGGAGCAGCAGGGCATGACATCCAGTGAACTTAATACTCTGGAACTGAATTTCTTAACCTATATTTTTCAG ATAATGGAAAAGAGCAACTTCAAGTTGTTATCCGACGAAGAGTATGAGGTAGCGCAGTCTGGCCAGTATCTTTTGAACCTCCCCATACAAGTTGATGAACACAAG GTAGACAGCAAGTTGTTGACGAGATACTTTAAGGAGCACCCACATGATAATCTACCAGCATTCGCTAATAAG TATGTTGTCTTCCGGCGGGGCATTGGAATAGATCGAACAAATGACTACTTCTTCATGGAGAAAGTGGATGTCATCATATCCCGAGCATGGAGATCATTGCTCAGGGTAACAAG GATAGATAGATTATTCTCCAAGAAACAAGTACCTTCAATAAGGGACAAAAAGAAGACTGACGAAATTAATGAAGACGCAGAAGAACCAGACCTCTATGTTGAGCGCGTTCGTCTAGAGAAAATGGAGCTAAG CATAAGGAAACTGTTAAGAAAAATGACAATTCAAGAGCCTACATTTGAAAGGATGATCGTGGTGTATAG GAAGGCTAGCACAGAAAGTAAGCCAGATCGTGGGATATATGTAAAGCACTTCAAGCACATTCCAATGGCTGATATGGAGCTAGTCCTG CCAGAGAAGAAAAACCCTAGTTTAACACCAATGGATTGGGTTACATTCCTAATTTCTGCCGTGATTGGCTTG GTCACTCTAATAAGTTCTCTTGAAATGCCAAAGGCTGACATATGGGTAGTCACAGCTATCTTATCTGGTCTGATTGGATACTGTGCGAAGATCTACTTCAC ATTCCAAGCAAATATGGTTACATACCAAAATTTGATTACAAAGTCAATGTATGATAAACAACTTGATAGTGGGAAAGGAACACTTCTTCACTTGTGTGATGATGTGATCCAGCAAGAA GTTAAGGAGGTTATCGTTTCCTACTATATTTTGATGGAGCAAGGAAAGGCCACTATACAG GATCTTGATTTACGCTGTGAACAGCTCATCAAGGAAGAGTTTGGCGTGGAGtgcaactttgatgttgtggaTGCTGTAAAGAAGCTAGAAAAGCTGGGTATTGTTTCTCGG GACTCGATTGGGAGGATCCTATGCGTTCCATTGAAGCGAGCAAACGAGATCATAGGGACAACTACTGAAGAAATGGTGCTCCGAGCCCAGCAAGCCCCTGCTGCTTCAGAAGCTTCACGATGCCAGTGA
- the LOC120686179 gene encoding uncharacterized protein LOC120686179: MALQQAPASSLARAPAPPPRSSFSAPWPALRQPAPAQRRAAASTAARIITMRVASKQAYICRDCGYIYNDRTPFEKLADNYFCPVCGAPKRRFRPYQPAVSKNANSTDVRKARKEQLKKDEAIGQALPIAIVAGIIALAGLYFYLNNAYN; this comes from the exons ATGGCCCTGCAGCAGGCTCCGGCGTCGTCCctggcgcgcgcgccggcgccgccgccccggtcgTCCTTCTCGGCGCCGTGGCCGGCGCTGCggcagccggcgccggcgcagcggcgggcggccgcgtCCACGGCCGCGCGGATCATCACCATGCGGGTCGCGTCCAAGCAGGCCTACATCTGCCGCGACTGCGG GTACATCTACAACGACAGGACCCCGTTTGAGAAGCTGGCCGACAACTACTTCTGCCCCG TTTGTGGAGCTCCAAAGAGGAGGTTCAGACCTTACCAGCCGGCGGTGTCCAAGAACGCGAACTCCACCGATGTCCGCAAGGCGAGGAAGGAGCAGCTGAAGAAGGACGAAGCAATCGG GCAAGCCTTGCCGATCGCCATTGTCGCCGGAATCATCGCTCTGGCCGGCCTCTACTTCTACCTCAACAACGCCTACAACTAG